DNA sequence from the Sinorhizobium alkalisoli genome:
ATGGCGGCAGCGGCGTCACCCTCAGCTACGGTTGGTGACCCGTCCCAGGCGACGTGGCCGAACGGCATTCATGTCACGATTTTGCTACGTGTAGTGATATTAGTCGAGTCAAGTTCTTGAGATGGCAATTCGCTGTTGCGGGGCTGGCTTTCCCTCATTAACCAATCCTGAACCGCCTTGCCGGCGTCAAAAGGCTCTGCCTTTTGAGAACGTAGCAGGTAATAGCCATGTTCGGTGCAGATATTCAGATCTCCCTGTGGCCGGACCAGTTTCCCCTGATCCAAAAACGAATCAACGAGATGACGCCAGCCAAGTGCAATCCCCAGTCCGTCGATGGCGGCCTGTATCGAATGCGAATAGGTGTTGAATACCACTGCCTGTTCCAACTCGGTCGCCGCGTGTCCGGCCTTTGCCAGCCAGGCTTTCCAATTCATCCATTCGGTATGATTCGATGACACCTCGATCAGATCCAGCCCGGACAATGACGAAAGATCGCGTGCGGTCGGGTTGGCCTCAAGATAGTCCGGTGAACATATTGGAAAGATCGACTCGTCGAACAGCAGTTGAGAATCATAGCCCGGCCAATTGCCGTCGCCCCGCAAAATCGCCAAGTCGACCGATTCTGACAGGCATTCCTCGTCGTTATCCGAGGCAACCAGCATGATCCTGACATGCTTGTTCGCGCGGTTGAATTCCTGCAGCCTCGGCATCAGCCAGAGCGAGGCAACTGAATTGGTCGCGGCGAGTTTTACCGGCTTGTCCTGATATTCCGCAATGATCTTGCGCGAAGCGTCGCGCAATGTCTGAAGCGCCGGCTGAATTTGACTCAGAAAGGATATCCCCTGCGCCGTCAGGATGATCGAGCGAGGACCGCGGTGAAACAGCGGCACGTCATAATGCAACTCTAGCAGTCGTACTTTGCGGCTGATTGCAGTCTCGCTGATATTCAACTTTTTTGACGCGCTGACAAAGCTCTGGTATTCGGCTGCGGCCTCGAACGCCAATAGATAGTCCAGCGGCGGCAAAGACGGGTTTCCCTTGGCCATACTTTGTCCCTGAGATTAGGCGGGAAACGGAGCCGATTGCATGACCTTTTGCAACAAGTGACTGGTCAGTGGGCGCATCCGTTTTGCCGCGAATTTCTTTGGGCATAGCGTATCAAAAAAATATTCAGAGAAAACCGCGTTTCGCACCACTATGCCTGGGTATCCGGCTGAAACGTTTCCGGCTGCAATAAGAGCTTGAATACAAGGTCTCGCGGAGAGGAGGACTGCCAATGAATGTCCAAGCCATTTTTCCAACTCCGACGTCCCGCGCAGGCGTTCTGACGCCCGGACTGCCGCTTCTGCCACATGGGATGGAGCGTCATCCCGTACCGGGCGGTGGCAGTAGAGCGGTCCGGATAGAGCAGGGGGATGAGATTACGGTGCAGGACCGCGAAGGCCTGCAACCGGTGGAGGTCATCTTTTTCGCGCCGAGTGGCAATTCGGATGCAGGGATGCTGGGGCTGAGAGGTGGGCGCGATCCCAAGGCGCTGAAAACTGCTTTGCTGGGCGATATTTCGGGCAAGCGCGTGCTAAAGGCACTCAACGCTGCCGGTTTCGACATTGGAAAGGCTGACGGGGCCGTACTCTTCGAAGCGGGGTCACGACCGGGCGATTATGTCAGCTTCACGGCTTCCTGCGATGGGCTTTTGATCGTCTGTGCGGCGGGCGGTGCGATGGA
Encoded proteins:
- a CDS encoding LysR substrate-binding domain-containing protein; the protein is MAKGNPSLPPLDYLLAFEAAAEYQSFVSASKKLNISETAISRKVRLLELHYDVPLFHRGPRSIILTAQGISFLSQIQPALQTLRDASRKIIAEYQDKPVKLAATNSVASLWLMPRLQEFNRANKHVRIMLVASDNDEECLSESVDLAILRGDGNWPGYDSQLLFDESIFPICSPDYLEANPTARDLSSLSGLDLIEVSSNHTEWMNWKAWLAKAGHAATELEQAVVFNTYSHSIQAAIDGLGIALGWRHLVDSFLDQGKLVRPQGDLNICTEHGYYLLRSQKAEPFDAGKAVQDWLMRESQPRNSELPSQELDSTNITTRSKIVT